One window of Nicotiana tomentosiformis chromosome 11, ASM39032v3, whole genome shotgun sequence genomic DNA carries:
- the LOC104120646 gene encoding large ribosomal subunit protein eL18y-like: MGVDLKVGGKSKKTKRTTPKSDDVYLKLLVKLYRFFVRRTESKFNAVILKRLFMSKTNKPPLSLSRLISYVKGKENKIAVIVGTITDDVRAYDVPTLKVCALRFTKTARARIEKAGGECLTFDQLALRAPLGQNTLLLKGPKNAREAVKHFGPAPGVPHSHTKPYMHSKGRKFERARGIRKSRGYKV, from the coding sequence ATGGGGGTAGATCTGAAAGTGGGAGGTAAGAGCAAGAAGACGAAGCGCACAACACCTAAGTCTGACGATGTTTACTTGAAACTCCTTGTCAAGCTTTACCGATTTTTTGTGCGGAGGACCGAAAGCAAGTTCAATGCTGTGATTCTTAAGCGGCTATTTATGAGCAAGACCAACAAACCTCCCCTTTCCCTTTCGAGGTTGATATCTTATGTCAAAGGAAAGGAGAATAAGATTGCCGTCATTGTCGGTACTATTACGGATGACGTTAGGGCTTATGATGTTCCGACACTGAAGGTGTGTGCTTTAAGGTTCACAAAAACTGCAAGGGCAAGGATTGAGAAGGCTGGTGGAGAGTGTTTGACATTTGATCAGCTTGCTCTTAGGGCCCCACTTGGTCAGAACACGCTTCTCCTCAAAGGTCCTAAGAATGCTCGTGAAGCAGTGAAGCACTTTGGTCCAGCACCTGGTGTTCCACACAGCCACaccaaaccatatatgcattcaAAGGGAAGAAAGTTTGAGAGGGCACGTGGAATAAGAAAGAGCAGGGGTTACAAAGTTTAA